From the Daucus carota subsp. sativus chromosome 8, DH1 v3.0, whole genome shotgun sequence genome, one window contains:
- the LOC135148543 gene encoding uncharacterized protein LOC135148543 → MRANTETEAWDILQGEYLGDHAKVQTIKLQTLRRELENIKMKEDETFNDFSTRFFELINQMKSFGEDITDKRQVEKILVCLPEKLNTIVSMIEETKYLATLTVQELMGSLKSFEQRTSRQSEKPVEAAFQSKLNISNQKQGESSTITQFRGGRNLIYNFRNFRNGSRGKGRPDFDCRSRDIQQANQMNFQKQNEDSHTTFYACQSTMHQKNERWLLDSGCSNHMSPPEEIFCNIDSSI, encoded by the exons ATGCGAGCCAATACAGAAACGGAGGCTTGGGACATTCTTCAAGGAGAATATCTAGGAGATCATGCAAAGGTACAAACTATTAAACTCCAAACCTTAAGAAGAGAATTGgagaatataaaaatgaaagaagatGAAACTTTTAATGATTTCTCTACTAGATTTTTTGAGTTGATAAATCAAATGAAATCATTTGGAGAAGACATTACTGACAAAAGACAGGTGGAAAAAATTCTTGTTTGTCTGCCGGAAAAATTGAATACTATCGTTTCAATGATTGAAGAAACAAAGTATCTTGCAACCTTAACTGTTCAAGAACTCATGGGGTCTCTGAAATCATTTGAGCAAAGGACGTCCAGACAATCTGAAAAACCTGTTGAAGCAGCATTTCAGTCAAAGCTCAATATCTCAAATCAAAAGCAAGGAGAAAGTTCAACTATCACTCAGTTTCGTGGAGGCAGGAacctaatatataattttcgaaATTTCAGGAACGGATCAAGAGGAAAAGGCAGGCCAGATTTTG ACTGCAGATCACGTGATATTCAACAAGCAAACCAGATgaattttcagaaacaaaatgaaGATTCTCACACAACCTTCTATGCATGCCAGAGCACGATGCATCAGAAAAATGAAAGATGGCTCCTGGACAGTGGCTGTAGCAATCATATGTCACCACCGGAAGAAATTTTCTGCAACATTGATTCAAGCATTTAA